A genomic region of Gammaproteobacteria bacterium contains the following coding sequences:
- the recA gene encoding recombinase RecA, protein MDDNRKKALAAALGQIEKQFGKGSVMRLGDHAATREIETVSTGSLTLDLALGVGGLPRGRVVEIYGPESSGKTTLTLQVIAEIQKKGGTAAFIDAEHALDPVYAGKLGVKVEDLLISQPDTGEQALEIADMLVRSAAVDVVVVDSVAALTPKAEIEGEMGDQHMGLQARLMSQALRKLTANIKRSNTLVIFINQIRMKIGVMFGNPETTTGGNALKFYASVRIDIRRIGAIKKGEEVVGSETRAKVVKNKVAPPFRQAEFDILYGAGISLEGEIIELGVLYNIIEKSGAWYSYGKERIGQGKDNTREFLKEHPEMAKEIENKIRAHVAEKPLAQILEVE, encoded by the coding sequence ATGGACGACAACCGCAAGAAGGCGCTGGCGGCGGCGCTGGGCCAGATCGAGAAGCAGTTCGGCAAGGGCTCGGTGATGCGCCTCGGCGACCACGCCGCCACCCGCGAGATCGAGACCGTCTCCACCGGTTCCCTCACCCTGGACCTCGCCCTCGGCGTCGGCGGTCTGCCGCGCGGCCGCGTGGTGGAGATCTACGGCCCGGAATCCTCGGGCAAGACCACGCTCACCCTGCAGGTGATCGCCGAGATCCAGAAGAAGGGCGGCACCGCCGCCTTCATCGACGCGGAGCACGCGCTCGACCCGGTCTATGCCGGCAAGCTCGGTGTGAAGGTGGAAGACCTGCTCATCTCCCAGCCGGACACCGGCGAACAGGCCCTCGAGATCGCCGACATGCTGGTGCGTTCCGCCGCGGTGGACGTGGTGGTGGTGGACTCGGTCGCCGCGCTGACCCCGAAGGCCGAGATCGAGGGCGAGATGGGCGACCAGCACATGGGCCTGCAGGCGCGCCTCATGTCCCAGGCGCTGCGCAAGCTCACCGCCAACATCAAGCGCTCCAACACCTTGGTCATCTTCATCAACCAGATCCGCATGAAGATCGGCGTCATGTTCGGCAATCCGGAAACCACGACCGGAGGCAATGCACTGAAGTTCTACGCATCCGTGCGCATCGACATCCGCCGCATTGGCGCAATCAAGAAGGGCGAGGAAGTGGTCGGCAGCGAAACCCGCGCCAAAGTGGTCAAGAACAAGGTGGCGCCGCCGTTCCGGCAGGCGGAGTTCGACATCCTCTACGGCGCGGGCATTTCCCTCGAAGGCGAAATCATCGAGCTGGGCGTGCTCTACAACATCATCGAGAAATCCGGTGCCTGGTACAGTTATGGCAAGGAACGCATCGGCCAGGGCAAGGACAACACCCGCGAATTCCTAAAGGAACATCCGGAGATGGCAAAGGAAATCGAGAACAAGATTCGCGCCCACGTGGCCGAAAAGCCGCTGGCCCAGATCCTGGAAGTGGAGTAA